A single genomic interval of Hafnia alvei harbors:
- the rspA gene encoding starvation-sensing protein RspA has product MKIVKAEVFVTCPGRNFVTLKITTDDGLTGIGDATLNGRELPVASYLQDHVCPQLIGRDAHRIEDIWQFFYKGAYWRRGPVTMSAISAVDMALWDIKAKAANMPLYQLLGGASREGVMVYCHTTGHSLDDVLEDYAKHKELGFKAIRVQCGVPGMKTTYGMSKGKGLAYEPATKGNWPEEQLWSTEKYLDFTPKLFAAVRDRFGFDEHVLHDMHHRLTPIEAARFGKSIEDYRLFWMEDPTPAENQECFRLIRQHTVTPIAVGEVFNSIWDCKQLIEEQLIDYIRTTITHAGGITGMRRIADFAALYQVRTGSHGPSDLSPICMAAALHFDLWVPNFGVQEYMGYSEQMLEVFPHSWTFDNGYMHPGDKPGLGIEFDEKLAAKYPYEPAYLPVARLEDGTLWNW; this is encoded by the coding sequence ATGAAGATTGTTAAAGCTGAAGTATTTGTTACCTGTCCAGGACGTAATTTTGTCACGCTGAAAATCACCACCGACGACGGGCTAACCGGCATCGGAGACGCAACGCTTAACGGGCGTGAATTGCCGGTGGCTTCCTATTTACAAGATCACGTTTGCCCACAGCTGATCGGACGCGACGCGCATAGGATCGAAGATATTTGGCAGTTTTTCTATAAGGGCGCTTATTGGCGTCGCGGCCCCGTCACGATGTCAGCCATTTCTGCCGTTGATATGGCGCTATGGGATATCAAAGCCAAAGCCGCCAACATGCCGTTGTATCAACTGCTCGGCGGCGCATCCCGCGAAGGTGTGATGGTTTACTGCCACACCACCGGCCACTCGCTGGATGACGTGTTGGAAGATTACGCCAAACACAAAGAGCTGGGCTTTAAAGCTATTCGCGTGCAGTGCGGCGTACCAGGTATGAAAACCACCTATGGGATGTCCAAAGGCAAAGGTCTGGCCTATGAACCTGCCACCAAGGGCAATTGGCCAGAAGAGCAGCTATGGTCAACGGAAAAATATCTCGATTTTACCCCGAAGTTATTCGCCGCCGTCCGCGACCGCTTTGGCTTTGACGAACATGTGCTGCACGACATGCATCACCGCCTCACGCCTATCGAAGCTGCGCGTTTTGGCAAGAGCATTGAAGACTACCGTCTGTTCTGGATGGAAGATCCAACGCCTGCGGAAAATCAGGAATGCTTCCGTTTGATCCGCCAGCACACGGTTACCCCCATCGCCGTGGGTGAAGTATTCAACAGCATCTGGGACTGCAAACAGCTGATCGAAGAGCAGCTGATAGATTATATCCGCACCACCATTACCCACGCGGGCGGCATCACCGGTATGCGCCGTATTGCCGACTTCGCTGCGTTATATCAAGTACGTACCGGCTCTCACGGCCCTTCCGATCTCTCTCCGATTTGCATGGCTGCCGCGCTGCATTTTGATCTGTGGGTGCCTAATTTTGGCGTTCAGGAATACATGGGCTATTCCGAGCAAATGCTGGAAGTGTTCCCACACAGCTGGACCTTCGATAACGGCTACATGCATCCGGGTGACAAACCTGGGCTCGGTATCGAATTCGATGAAAAACTCGCGGCTAAATATCCGTATGAACCAGCCTATTTGCCCGTTGCGCGCCTCGAAGATGGCACGTTGTGGAATTGGTAA
- a CDS encoding Zn-dependent oxidoreductase encodes MKSIVIQQPEKLVIEDRPIPQPPTGEVRVRVRRAGICGSDVHIFRGHNPFAKYPRVIGHEFFGIIDAVGEGVDASRRGERVVIDPVVSCGHCYPCSIGRPNVCTELQVIGVHRDGGFSEYACAPARNAYVVPDSIPEAEATMIEPFTIAANICAQLKPQPNDVALVYGAGPMGLTVIQALRGVYGVSTIIVADRISERLQMAQTNGADRIIDNTHLDLAEVLKQEGIRPTLIVDAACHPSILPQAIALASPAARIGIMGFSSDPCVLNQQSITSKEISIFSSRLNSARFPQVIEWMKEKKIHPEKLITHSFPLEHVTDALVLFEQDQKTCCKVLLDFNE; translated from the coding sequence ATGAAAAGCATCGTTATTCAACAACCAGAGAAGCTGGTGATTGAGGATCGCCCGATCCCACAACCACCAACGGGTGAAGTCAGAGTTCGCGTGCGTCGCGCGGGGATCTGCGGCTCAGACGTGCATATTTTCCGTGGGCATAACCCTTTCGCCAAGTATCCACGCGTTATTGGTCATGAGTTCTTCGGCATCATCGATGCCGTGGGGGAAGGCGTAGACGCCAGCCGACGAGGAGAACGCGTGGTTATCGATCCCGTTGTCAGCTGCGGCCATTGCTACCCTTGCTCTATTGGGCGGCCAAATGTTTGCACCGAGTTGCAGGTTATCGGCGTACACCGCGACGGTGGGTTCAGTGAATATGCCTGTGCGCCTGCGCGCAATGCTTATGTCGTCCCCGATAGCATTCCTGAAGCAGAAGCGACCATGATTGAGCCCTTTACCATTGCCGCTAATATTTGTGCTCAGCTCAAACCTCAGCCCAACGATGTGGCCTTGGTATACGGTGCGGGGCCAATGGGCCTAACCGTGATTCAGGCGTTACGCGGCGTGTATGGCGTATCTACCATTATTGTCGCCGACCGTATTTCTGAGCGTTTGCAAATGGCACAGACGAACGGTGCCGATCGCATCATCGACAATACCCATCTCGATTTAGCGGAAGTATTAAAGCAGGAAGGCATTCGCCCGACGCTTATCGTTGACGCAGCCTGCCACCCTTCAATATTGCCTCAGGCTATTGCGCTGGCCTCTCCCGCCGCACGCATTGGCATTATGGGATTCTCTTCCGATCCTTGCGTGCTCAACCAGCAAAGCATTACCAGTAAGGAAATCTCAATCTTCAGCTCGCGTCTCAACAGCGCGCGTTTTCCTCAGGTTATTGAATGGATGAAGGAAAAGAAAATCCATCCAGAAAAGCTGATCACCCATAGCTTTCCACTTGAGCACGTTACCGATGCGCTCGTTCTGTTCGAACAAGATCAGAAAACCTGTTGCAAGGTGCTTTTAGATTTTAACGAATAG
- a CDS encoding MFS transporter, with the protein MAKNLRWTIVFLLFLVYMINYLDRVALSITLPMIEQDLSLNAEQFGIIFGSFFFGYAIFNFIGGLAVDKFGPLVVLGVAVGLWSIFCGFTALASGFYSMLILRVLFGMAEGPICSSANKMINGWFPRKQAATAMGLLSAGSPLGGAVAGPIVGYLALAFGWRPAFMIICAIGIVWMLIWFFIASDSPEKNRHVSQEERALIAQQKSEELNTDNNQQPGHSLMFYMKQPIILATAFAFFCYNYILFFFLSWFPSYLVQAHGLNIKEMSITTVIPWIVGFIGLALGGIISDWIFRLTGKLLLSRKIVLVVCLLAAAICVALAGTVSQVVPAVILMSVSIFFLYVTGSIYWAIIQDVVHKSRIGGASGFIHLVGSVSGIVGPIVTGFIVQNTGKFDSAFILAGGVAALGALLVFFVIRPAASTPAVMNHV; encoded by the coding sequence ATGGCTAAGAATTTACGTTGGACTATCGTGTTTCTGCTGTTTTTAGTCTACATGATCAACTATTTAGATCGTGTTGCACTGTCAATTACGTTACCGATGATCGAACAAGACTTATCGCTCAATGCTGAACAGTTCGGCATTATTTTTGGCAGTTTTTTCTTCGGTTACGCCATCTTCAATTTCATCGGCGGCCTCGCCGTCGACAAGTTTGGCCCGCTAGTCGTGCTCGGCGTTGCGGTGGGGCTTTGGTCAATTTTCTGCGGTTTTACCGCGCTGGCCTCCGGCTTTTATTCCATGCTGATCCTGCGCGTGTTGTTCGGTATGGCCGAAGGCCCTATTTGCTCCTCGGCCAACAAAATGATTAACGGCTGGTTTCCACGCAAGCAAGCGGCAACCGCTATGGGCTTGCTGAGCGCCGGTTCTCCGCTCGGCGGCGCCGTTGCGGGGCCTATCGTGGGATATTTAGCCTTAGCTTTCGGTTGGCGTCCTGCGTTTATGATTATCTGCGCCATCGGCATTGTCTGGATGCTGATCTGGTTCTTTATCGCTTCAGATTCGCCGGAAAAAAACCGTCATGTCAGCCAGGAAGAACGTGCACTGATCGCTCAGCAAAAAAGTGAAGAGTTGAACACGGACAACAACCAGCAGCCGGGTCATTCGCTGATGTTTTACATGAAGCAGCCCATCATTCTGGCCACCGCGTTTGCTTTCTTTTGCTACAACTACATTCTGTTTTTCTTTCTCAGCTGGTTTCCGTCCTATCTGGTTCAGGCCCACGGCCTCAATATCAAAGAGATGAGCATCACCACGGTCATTCCTTGGATCGTTGGTTTTATTGGTCTAGCCTTGGGCGGCATTATCTCTGATTGGATATTCCGCCTCACCGGCAAGCTGCTGCTGTCGCGCAAAATTGTACTGGTGGTTTGTCTATTGGCCGCCGCAATCTGCGTCGCGCTGGCGGGCACGGTCAGCCAAGTGGTTCCTGCGGTGATCCTGATGTCGGTGTCTATTTTCTTCCTCTATGTCACCGGATCGATTTACTGGGCGATCATTCAAGACGTGGTGCATAAATCACGTATCGGCGGCGCCAGCGGTTTTATTCATCTGGTGGGTAGCGTGTCAGGAATTGTCGGGCCAATCGTGACCGGTTTTATTGTGCAAAACACCGGTAAATTCGACAGCGCCTTTATCTTGGCTGGCGGCGTGGCAGCGCTGGGCGCGCTGCTGGTGTTCTTCGTTATTCGTCCGGCAGCTTCTACGCCCGCGGTAATGAACCACGTTTAA
- a CDS encoding mannitol dehydrogenase family protein, whose translation MKNDLLHANAIVPNYSREQLKTRIVHLGFGAFHRAHQAVYADQLAADHQSDWGYGEVNLIGGEQQILDLRHQQNLFSVAEMSAQNWQCRVVGIVREALHIQLDGLDRVMDMLCQPDVAIVSLTITEKGYCHYPASGMLNLEHPLIAHDIQHPQQPQSAAGVIVAALAQRHELGLPAFTVMSCDNMPENGHVTHNVICGLAAAQSPELAKWIEQNVTFPSTMVDRIVPAVTAETLDQIALQLGVRDPAGVACEPFRQWVIEDNFVAGRPAWERVGAELVSNVLPYEEMKLRMLNGSHSFLAYLGYLAGYAHINDCMQDENYRHAARALMLNEQAPTLSVPNVDLQAYADSLITRYSNTALKHRTWQIAMDGSQKLPQRMLDSVRWHLARGSRFELLALGIAGWMRYVGGIDERGQHIEISDPLRVDIQRCVQNSAEGCERVSALLSLEAIFGADLPQDPAFVQAINAAYAMLLERGAKNSVAHTLKSTAC comes from the coding sequence ATGAAAAACGACTTACTTCATGCGAACGCTATCGTTCCCAACTATTCTCGCGAACAGTTGAAAACCCGCATCGTGCATCTCGGTTTTGGGGCTTTTCACCGCGCTCATCAGGCCGTTTATGCCGACCAATTAGCCGCCGACCACCAGAGCGATTGGGGCTATGGCGAAGTTAACCTTATCGGCGGCGAGCAACAGATCCTCGATTTACGCCACCAGCAAAATCTCTTCAGCGTAGCGGAAATGTCGGCGCAAAACTGGCAGTGCCGCGTCGTGGGAATTGTGCGAGAGGCGTTGCATATTCAGCTTGATGGATTGGATCGGGTTATGGATATGCTTTGCCAGCCGGACGTAGCTATTGTCTCCCTAACGATTACGGAGAAAGGCTATTGTCACTATCCCGCCAGCGGCATGCTTAATCTTGAGCACCCGTTGATTGCGCACGATATTCAACATCCGCAGCAACCACAGTCGGCAGCGGGCGTTATCGTTGCGGCTCTGGCTCAACGGCACGAGCTGGGCCTACCTGCATTCACGGTAATGTCATGCGATAACATGCCAGAGAATGGGCATGTTACCCACAACGTTATCTGCGGGCTGGCGGCGGCGCAGTCGCCGGAACTGGCTAAATGGATCGAGCAAAACGTCACCTTTCCTTCCACCATGGTCGATCGCATTGTTCCTGCCGTCACAGCTGAAACGCTCGATCAAATCGCACTGCAACTCGGCGTACGCGATCCCGCTGGCGTCGCCTGCGAACCCTTCAGGCAATGGGTTATTGAAGACAATTTTGTCGCCGGTCGCCCTGCTTGGGAACGCGTTGGTGCAGAACTGGTAAGCAACGTGTTGCCTTATGAAGAGATGAAGCTACGCATGCTGAACGGCAGTCATTCGTTTTTAGCCTATTTAGGCTATCTAGCGGGCTATGCACACATTAATGACTGCATGCAGGATGAAAACTATCGCCATGCTGCACGGGCGCTGATGCTGAATGAACAAGCACCCACGCTCAGCGTTCCCAACGTGGATTTGCAGGCATACGCCGATTCGCTTATCACTCGTTATTCAAACACGGCACTCAAACACCGCACGTGGCAAATTGCGATGGACGGCAGCCAAAAGCTCCCTCAGCGAATGCTCGACTCTGTACGCTGGCATCTCGCACGCGGCTCCCGCTTTGAACTTCTTGCGTTGGGCATCGCAGGCTGGATGCGCTATGTCGGCGGCATTGATGAACGCGGGCAGCATATCGAGATTAGCGATCCGCTGCGGGTTGATATTCAGCGCTGCGTACAAAACTCAGCGGAAGGATGTGAAAGAGTGTCAGCATTGCTTTCACTCGAGGCCATATTTGGCGCTGATTTACCTCAGGATCCCGCGTTTGTGCAGGCGATAAACGCCGCGTATGCCATGCTATTAGAACGGGGAGCAAAGAACAGCGTTGCCCACACGTTGAAATCAACGGCGTGTTAA
- a CDS encoding GntR family transcriptional regulator, with amino-acid sequence MSMSTPQQNYDLNGTVPVNQQIYRYLRKDIVECTIPPGTLLSEKEISTRFNVSRQPVREAFIKLAENGLVQILPQRGTFVQKISVKRVADGRFIRCAIECSIARRAAELATPSQLLLLEHSISRQKLAAQHQQTSEFLALDDRFHQLLTDIADCPLAWETIENIKATMDRVRFLTLSKVSPPESLISQHEKIYQAIAKGDADAAEEAVLAHLQQMIHTITPIEQQNKDWFE; translated from the coding sequence ATGTCGATGTCTACACCTCAGCAGAATTACGACCTAAATGGCACTGTTCCAGTGAATCAGCAAATCTATCGCTATCTGCGTAAAGACATTGTTGAATGCACCATTCCTCCCGGTACGCTGCTTTCAGAGAAAGAGATCTCGACACGCTTTAACGTTTCACGCCAACCGGTACGCGAAGCATTTATTAAACTGGCGGAAAATGGATTAGTACAGATCCTGCCGCAGCGCGGAACCTTTGTGCAGAAAATATCGGTTAAGCGCGTGGCTGACGGGCGTTTTATTCGCTGCGCTATTGAATGCAGCATTGCACGGCGTGCCGCAGAACTGGCAACACCAAGCCAACTACTGCTGCTCGAACACAGTATTAGCCGTCAAAAACTGGCCGCTCAGCATCAACAAACCAGCGAGTTCTTAGCCTTGGACGATCGGTTCCACCAGTTACTGACCGATATTGCTGACTGCCCTCTAGCTTGGGAAACCATTGAGAACATCAAGGCAACGATGGACCGAGTGCGTTTTCTCACCTTAAGCAAAGTTTCACCGCCGGAAAGCCTGATCAGCCAGCACGAAAAAATCTATCAGGCGATCGCCAAAGGTGACGCCGACGCCGCAGAAGAGGCCGTACTTGCTCATCTACAGCAGATGATTCACACCATCACGCCGATTGAGCAGCAAAACAAAGACTGGTTCGAGTAA
- the fbaB gene encoding class I fructose-bisphosphate aldolase, with the protein MTDIAKLLGKEADSLLQHRCTTLPAEQFYLPGADFVDRVMIDNNRSPRVLTAMQNLYNTGRLAGTGYLSILPVDQGVEHSAGASFAANPLYFDPKNIVELALEAGCNCVASTYGVLASVSRRYAHKIPFLVKLNHNETLSYPTQYDQTLYASVEQAFNMGAQAVGATIYFGSIESRRQIEEISAAFERAHELGMVTVLWAYLRNPAFKKDGVDYHASADLTGQANHLAATIGADIVKQKMAENNGGYKAVNFGYTDERVYSKLTTDNPIDLVRYQLANCYMGRAGLINSGGAAGENDMSESVRTAVINKRAGGMGLILGRKAFKKSMKDGIALINAVQDVYLDKSVTIA; encoded by the coding sequence ATGACTGATATCGCTAAGTTGTTAGGTAAAGAAGCCGATTCACTGCTCCAACATCGCTGTACCACCCTACCCGCAGAACAGTTTTATCTCCCCGGAGCAGACTTTGTTGACCGCGTGATGATCGACAATAACCGCTCGCCGCGTGTGCTGACCGCCATGCAGAATCTGTACAATACCGGTCGTTTAGCCGGAACAGGCTATTTGTCGATTCTGCCAGTCGATCAGGGCGTTGAGCACTCAGCCGGTGCATCTTTCGCAGCAAACCCGCTCTACTTTGATCCTAAAAACATCGTTGAACTGGCGCTTGAAGCGGGCTGCAACTGCGTGGCTTCAACCTATGGCGTTCTGGCTTCCGTATCGCGCCGCTATGCGCATAAAATTCCGTTCCTCGTTAAGCTTAACCATAACGAAACCCTGAGCTACCCCACTCAATATGATCAAACGCTGTATGCCAGCGTCGAACAGGCCTTCAATATGGGCGCACAGGCCGTGGGTGCCACGATTTACTTCGGTTCCATTGAGTCACGTCGCCAGATAGAAGAGATTTCTGCCGCCTTTGAGCGTGCGCATGAGCTGGGGATGGTTACCGTGCTGTGGGCCTATCTGCGTAATCCAGCGTTCAAAAAAGATGGCGTCGACTATCATGCCAGCGCCGATTTAACCGGGCAGGCCAACCATCTGGCCGCCACCATTGGCGCTGATATCGTGAAGCAAAAAATGGCGGAGAATAATGGCGGCTATAAAGCGGTGAATTTCGGTTATACCGATGAACGCGTCTACAGCAAACTCACCACCGACAACCCGATTGATCTCGTTCGTTATCAACTCGCTAACTGTTATATGGGCCGTGCAGGGCTGATTAACTCCGGTGGTGCCGCCGGGGAAAACGATATGTCTGAGTCCGTGCGCACCGCGGTGATTAATAAAAGAGCCGGTGGTATGGGATTGATATTAGGCCGTAAAGCCTTTAAGAAATCGATGAAAGACGGCATTGCGTTAATCAACGCCGTACAGGATGTTTACTTAGATAAGAGCGTCACTATCGCCTAG
- a CDS encoding LysR substrate-binding domain-containing protein, giving the protein MSGYTERNALGKIKVFDLNLLTVFEMVYTHSSVSLAASSMGMTPSAVSQSLQKLRSHFNDPLFIREGKGISATTVATNLHEQLTQSMEQLGRVVSVSSENDLKKKFVVYSPPFMGMALLPAVLQGLHNDGVDYEIVHHSGYTESVKTEELLSFRKADIIFSTSPYTSFSTVCVPCAETELLFVCRKDHPRLNGVLTRELAAQEKFTAFNVDDPEIVAGKIAINDALGSRNTVFSSNSMLTIMSVVENTDTVGGIPIGLMQRFAGNFNVQVLKTDFAMPRVTFYMIYNRSSTHNPVFSAMLERLKKEIPESLKSEVKEEG; this is encoded by the coding sequence ATGAGCGGATATACCGAACGCAATGCTTTGGGCAAAATAAAAGTTTTTGACCTAAATTTACTGACTGTTTTTGAAATGGTGTATACCCATTCGAGTGTGAGTTTGGCTGCCTCATCTATGGGAATGACACCTTCCGCCGTTAGCCAGTCCTTGCAGAAATTACGCAGTCATTTTAACGACCCGCTGTTTATTCGTGAAGGAAAGGGCATTTCGGCTACCACAGTGGCGACTAATTTGCATGAACAGCTGACGCAAAGTATGGAGCAGCTTGGCCGCGTGGTTAGCGTTTCATCCGAGAATGACTTGAAGAAGAAGTTTGTCGTTTACTCACCGCCGTTTATGGGAATGGCATTGCTGCCTGCGGTGCTGCAAGGCCTGCACAATGACGGCGTTGACTATGAAATTGTCCATCATAGTGGCTACACGGAATCGGTTAAAACCGAAGAGCTGCTGAGTTTTCGTAAGGCGGATATTATTTTCAGCACCAGCCCTTACACCAGTTTTTCAACGGTGTGTGTTCCCTGTGCTGAAACAGAGCTTTTATTTGTTTGTCGTAAGGACCATCCGCGATTAAACGGGGTACTGACTCGCGAATTGGCTGCGCAGGAAAAATTTACCGCATTTAACGTTGATGACCCTGAAATAGTGGCAGGGAAGATCGCAATTAATGACGCGCTGGGTAGCCGAAATACCGTTTTCTCAAGTAACTCAATGCTAACGATTATGAGCGTAGTGGAAAATACCGACACTGTTGGGGGGATCCCTATCGGTTTAATGCAGCGTTTCGCCGGTAATTTTAATGTACAAGTGTTAAAAACAGATTTTGCTATGCCGCGGGTAACGTTTTATATGATTTATAACCGCTCCTCCACGCATAATCCGGTATTTTCAGCGATGCTGGAGCGTTTAAAGAAAGAGATACCAGAATCTCTAAAAAGTGAAGTCAAAGAAGAAGGTTGA
- the narI gene encoding respiratory nitrate reductase subunit gamma: protein MNYLNQFFFDIYPYLAGAIFLIGSWIRYDYGQYSWRAGSSQMLDKKGMRLASNLFHIGILGIFAGHFLGMLTPHWMYESFLPVPIKQKMAMFAGGACGVMMLIGGVMLLKRRLMNPRVRATSSVGDILILTLLVVQVCLGLLTIPFSAQHMDGSEMMKLVAWAQSIVTFHTGAATHLDGVALIFKLHIVLGMTLFVLFPFCRLVHIWSVPVEYLTRRYQLVRNRH, encoded by the coding sequence ATGAATTATCTCAACCAGTTCTTTTTCGATATCTATCCGTATCTGGCGGGGGCAATTTTCCTGATTGGCAGTTGGATCCGTTACGACTATGGACAATATAGTTGGCGTGCGGGCTCTAGCCAAATGCTGGATAAAAAAGGCATGCGTCTGGCGTCTAATCTTTTCCACATTGGGATTTTAGGTATTTTTGCTGGGCATTTCCTAGGAATGCTAACGCCGCACTGGATGTATGAATCATTCCTGCCGGTGCCAATTAAGCAAAAAATGGCGATGTTTGCCGGTGGTGCCTGCGGTGTGATGATGCTGATCGGCGGTGTGATGCTGCTTAAGCGGCGTTTAATGAACCCTCGTGTGCGTGCAACCTCAAGCGTGGGTGATATCTTAATCCTAACGCTGTTGGTGGTTCAGGTGTGCTTGGGGCTTCTTACCATTCCTTTCTCCGCCCAGCATATGGACGGCAGTGAAATGATGAAGCTGGTGGCGTGGGCACAATCTATTGTGACATTCCATACCGGTGCGGCTACGCATTTAGACGGTGTTGCGCTGATCTTTAAGCTGCATATCGTATTGGGAATGACGCTATTCGTGCTATTTCCGTTCTGTCGTCTCGTGCATATCTGGAGCGTTCCGGTTGAGTATCTCACCCGTCGCTATCAGCTAGTACGTAATCGACATTAA
- the narJ gene encoding nitrate reductase molybdenum cofactor assembly chaperone: MMTLRIIARLLDYPDEALWENRQELVEALDDASELTLAQSVQLLTFISDFTQNDLMDVQAQYCELFDRGRATSLLLFEHVHGESRDRGQAMVDLMAQYNAAGLEIDSRELPDFLPMYLEFLASRDLETARQGLLDIVPILALLGARLKDRQSHYAVLFDLLLAVSGTHVASEQLSDKVAQETRDDTPAALDAVWEEEQVKFLGEEGCASAQQNAHHRRFAGAVAPQYLSLDATPVAGER, from the coding sequence ATGATGACGCTGCGTATTATCGCTCGTCTGCTGGATTATCCCGATGAGGCATTGTGGGAAAATCGGCAAGAGCTGGTGGAGGCATTAGATGATGCCAGTGAATTGACGCTGGCGCAGTCGGTGCAACTGCTGACCTTTATTAGTGATTTCACCCAAAACGATCTGATGGATGTTCAGGCGCAATACTGCGAACTGTTCGACCGAGGCCGTGCAACGTCTCTGCTGCTGTTTGAACACGTACACGGTGAATCCCGCGATCGCGGTCAGGCGATGGTCGATCTGATGGCACAATATAACGCCGCAGGTTTAGAGATCGACAGCCGCGAGCTGCCTGATTTTTTGCCGATGTATCTCGAATTCCTCGCTAGCCGCGATCTTGAAACGGCGCGTCAGGGATTGTTGGACATCGTGCCGATTCTGGCGTTATTGGGCGCACGTCTAAAAGATCGCCAAAGCCACTATGCCGTGCTGTTTGATCTGCTGCTGGCAGTTTCAGGCACTCACGTCGCCAGTGAACAACTGAGCGATAAAGTTGCGCAGGAAACGCGTGACGATACGCCGGCGGCATTAGATGCGGTGTGGGAAGAGGAACAGGTGAAGTTTCTGGGTGAAGAAGGCTGTGCTTCGGCACAGCAGAATGCCCATCACCGTCGTTTCGCAGGTGCGGTTGCGCCGCAGTATCTCAGTTTGGACGCCACGCCGGTGGCAGGAGAACGCTAA
- the narH gene encoding nitrate reductase subunit beta: MKIRSQVGMVLNLDKCIGCHTCSVTCKNVWTSREGTEYAWFNNVESKPGVGYPHNWEDQSQWKGGWIRKINGKLEPRMGNRVGLLSKIFANPDVPGLDDYYEPFDYDYHHLQNAPESKHQPIARPRSLITGQRMKKIENGPNWDDILGGEFSKRAKDQNFANMQKEMYGQFENTFMMYLPRLCEHCLNPACVATCPSGAIYKRSEDGIVLIDQDKCRGWRMCLTGCPYKKIYFNWKSGKSEKCIFCYPRIESGQPTICSETCVGRIRYLGVLLYDADKIADAASAENEQDLYQRQLDIFLDPNDPAVIEQALKDGIPQGVIESAQKSPVYKMAMDWKLALPLHPEYRTLPMVWYVPPLSPIQSAADAGALPHTGVLPDVESLRIPVQYLANLLTAGDTAPVLLALKRMLAMRHFKRAETVDGVIDTSALEQVGLTEAQAQEMYRYLAIANYEDRFVIPSSHREQAREAFPESKGCGFSFGDGCHGSDTKFNLFNSRRIDAIDVTQKTPRDAGIHGEKS, from the coding sequence ATGAAAATCCGTTCTCAAGTCGGCATGGTGCTGAATCTCGATAAATGCATTGGCTGCCATACCTGTTCCGTGACCTGTAAAAACGTCTGGACCAGCCGTGAAGGCACCGAATACGCGTGGTTTAACAACGTAGAAAGCAAACCTGGCGTAGGCTATCCCCACAACTGGGAAGACCAATCCCAATGGAAAGGTGGCTGGATCCGCAAGATTAACGGCAAGCTAGAACCGCGTATGGGCAACCGCGTGGGGCTGCTGTCGAAAATCTTTGCTAACCCTGATGTTCCGGGATTAGACGATTACTACGAACCGTTTGACTACGATTATCATCATCTGCAAAACGCGCCGGAAAGTAAGCATCAGCCGATCGCGCGTCCGCGCTCGCTGATCACCGGCCAGCGTATGAAGAAGATCGAAAACGGCCCGAACTGGGACGATATTCTGGGCGGCGAGTTTTCCAAGCGCGCCAAAGACCAGAACTTCGCCAACATGCAAAAAGAGATGTACGGCCAGTTCGAAAATACTTTCATGATGTATTTGCCACGCCTGTGCGAGCACTGTCTGAATCCGGCGTGTGTGGCAACCTGCCCAAGCGGCGCGATCTATAAGCGTTCGGAGGACGGTATTGTGCTGATCGATCAGGACAAGTGCCGCGGCTGGCGCATGTGTTTGACCGGTTGCCCATACAAAAAGATCTACTTCAACTGGAAAAGCGGTAAATCGGAGAAGTGCATTTTCTGCTATCCACGCATCGAGTCAGGACAGCCAACCATCTGTTCTGAAACCTGCGTAGGGCGTATCCGCTACCTCGGCGTATTGCTGTATGACGCAGATAAAATTGCCGATGCGGCATCGGCAGAAAATGAACAAGATCTGTATCAGCGCCAGCTGGATATCTTCTTGGATCCTAACGATCCGGCGGTGATTGAACAGGCCTTGAAAGACGGCATCCCGCAGGGCGTGATTGAGTCTGCGCAGAAATCGCCGGTGTACAAAATGGCGATGGACTGGAAGCTGGCTCTGCCGCTGCATCCTGAATATCGCACGCTGCCAATGGTGTGGTATGTACCGCCGTTGTCGCCAATTCAGTCGGCGGCCGATGCCGGTGCTTTGCCACATACCGGCGTATTGCCCGATGTTGAAAGCCTGCGTATCCCCGTTCAATATTTGGCTAATCTACTGACGGCGGGTGATACCGCTCCGGTGCTGCTGGCGCTGAAACGCATGTTGGCCATGCGCCACTTCAAACGTGCCGAAACCGTTGACGGGGTTATCGACACCAGCGCATTAGAGCAGGTGGGATTAACCGAAGCTCAGGCGCAGGAAATGTACCGCTATTTAGCCATCGCGAATTACGAAGATCGCTTCGTGATCCCATCAAGCCACCGTGAACAAGCGCGTGAAGCGTTCCCTGAAAGCAAAGGCTGCGGGTTTAGCTTTGGCGATGGCTGTCACGGCAGCGATACCAAGTTCAACCTGTTTAACAGTCGCCGCATTGATGCTATCGACGTGACGCAGAAAACGCCGCGTGATGCCGGTATTCATGGGGAGAAAAGCTGA